A genomic stretch from Frigoribacterium sp. PvP032 includes:
- a CDS encoding transglycosylase domain-containing protein, with protein MSAQKSKPTSVIGALFGFIGFSVLAGLLVTIGVTPAIAVAGMTASSTIGVFESIPEYIEIGKLQQRNTLYAKQGGQDVPFATLYSENRVELKWDQVSQSLKDAVVAGEDRRFYEHGGVDVTSLVRAGVGSLGGGELGASGGGSTLTMQLVRNIRIAQSQLIADPAEKEAAYKDAIKTTIDRKLEEMKFAIGLEKKYSKDDILLAYLNIAYFGDQTYGVQAAAQHYFNKNASDLTTEEAASLIAIVQYPDTRNLSTPEKYEGNKARRDVILKSMYAEGFIDQAQEQASLATDIAGYVHLTAPTQGCAAVTAAGAQYFCDFVKKNIKNLAVLGSTEEERLATWNTGGLNVYTTLNLDLTANAKGQLDKWAPASETRLKLGSAVDSVEAGTGRVVVMTQNTAFSEVDTGDRTQTSINFSTDKDYGGSGGFQPGSTYKPFTLIDWIEQGHGIYESVNATPRTFYLTAGGDRTGGWAPKNDAGEKPGNMQVTTATAKSMNTAYAAMASKLDLKDIANVAQKLGFHRADGRDVEYTNPSSILGSNEVAPLTMATAYAAIAAGGKYCSPIVVDNIVDDDGNALGGQPQECTQALDPQVAAAASVAMSGLWTNGTGTGALPRDGYPEIGKTGTTDDKDQIWIVGATTKLATAVWQGNWDGKKISLRSYGSPIAGGRYATTRADLFRAVQTVNNTVYPGTAFLKPDASIVRGSGVSVPELGGSSVSAAQTMLKGLSLVYKDGGTQASALPAGQVVGTSPAAGTVLSKGESVQVFTSDGSGAAAVPDVTGQTIANAKTAIAAAGFSADKVSVAGFAAGDGKNQCRVASTDPAAASTVAKDSAVGLTLYGNAEGADPGNCK; from the coding sequence ATGTCTGCCCAAAAATCGAAGCCCACGTCCGTCATCGGGGCGCTCTTCGGGTTCATCGGCTTCAGCGTCCTGGCCGGGCTCCTGGTGACCATCGGGGTGACCCCCGCCATCGCGGTCGCCGGCATGACGGCCTCGAGCACGATCGGGGTCTTCGAGTCGATCCCCGAGTACATCGAGATCGGCAAGCTGCAGCAGCGGAACACGCTGTACGCCAAGCAGGGCGGACAGGACGTCCCCTTCGCGACGCTCTACAGCGAGAACCGCGTCGAGCTCAAGTGGGACCAGGTCTCGCAGTCCCTGAAGGACGCGGTCGTGGCAGGCGAAGACCGCCGGTTCTACGAGCACGGCGGCGTCGACGTCACCTCGCTCGTACGTGCCGGCGTCGGCTCCCTGGGCGGCGGCGAGCTCGGTGCCAGCGGCGGCGGCTCGACCCTGACCATGCAGCTGGTCCGCAACATCCGCATCGCCCAGTCGCAGCTCATCGCCGACCCGGCCGAGAAAGAGGCTGCGTACAAGGACGCGATCAAGACCACGATCGACCGCAAGCTCGAAGAGATGAAGTTCGCGATCGGCCTCGAGAAGAAGTACTCGAAGGACGACATCCTCCTCGCGTACCTGAACATCGCGTACTTCGGCGACCAGACCTACGGCGTGCAGGCCGCCGCCCAGCACTACTTCAACAAGAACGCCTCCGACCTCACCACTGAAGAGGCCGCGAGCCTCATCGCGATCGTCCAGTACCCGGACACGCGCAACCTCTCGACTCCGGAGAAGTACGAGGGCAACAAGGCCCGTCGCGACGTCATCCTGAAGTCGATGTACGCCGAGGGCTTCATCGACCAGGCGCAGGAGCAGGCCTCACTGGCGACGGACATCGCCGGGTACGTGCACCTGACGGCCCCCACGCAGGGCTGCGCCGCGGTCACCGCCGCCGGCGCCCAGTACTTCTGCGACTTCGTCAAGAAGAACATCAAGAACCTCGCCGTCCTCGGCTCGACGGAGGAAGAGCGTCTCGCGACCTGGAACACGGGCGGGCTGAACGTCTACACGACGCTCAACCTCGACCTGACCGCCAACGCGAAGGGCCAGCTCGACAAGTGGGCCCCCGCCTCCGAGACCCGCCTCAAGCTCGGCAGCGCCGTGGACTCCGTCGAGGCGGGCACGGGCCGGGTCGTCGTGATGACGCAGAACACCGCGTTCTCCGAGGTCGACACGGGCGACCGCACGCAGACGTCGATCAACTTCAGCACCGACAAGGACTACGGCGGGTCGGGCGGCTTCCAGCCCGGTTCGACCTACAAGCCGTTCACGCTCATCGACTGGATCGAGCAGGGCCACGGCATCTACGAGTCGGTGAACGCGACCCCTCGGACCTTCTACCTCACCGCAGGCGGGGACAGGACCGGCGGCTGGGCGCCCAAGAACGACGCCGGCGAGAAGCCGGGCAACATGCAGGTCACGACCGCCACGGCCAAGTCGATGAACACGGCGTACGCCGCGATGGCCTCGAAGCTCGACCTCAAGGACATCGCGAACGTCGCCCAGAAGCTCGGGTTCCACCGCGCCGACGGACGTGACGTCGAGTACACGAACCCGTCCTCCATCCTCGGCTCCAACGAGGTCGCCCCGCTGACCATGGCCACCGCCTACGCCGCGATCGCCGCCGGTGGCAAGTACTGCTCGCCCATCGTCGTGGACAACATCGTCGACGACGACGGCAACGCCCTCGGCGGTCAGCCGCAGGAGTGCACCCAGGCGCTCGACCCCCAGGTCGCTGCTGCGGCCAGCGTGGCCATGTCCGGTCTCTGGACCAACGGCACGGGCACCGGTGCCCTCCCCCGCGACGGCTACCCGGAGATCGGCAAGACGGGCACCACGGACGACAAGGACCAGATCTGGATCGTCGGGGCCACGACCAAGCTGGCGACGGCCGTCTGGCAGGGCAACTGGGACGGCAAGAAGATCAGCCTCCGCAGCTACGGCTCGCCGATCGCCGGCGGTCGCTACGCGACGACTCGTGCTGATCTGTTCCGAGCGGTCCAGACCGTCAACAACACGGTCTACCCCGGCACGGCCTTCCTCAAGCCCGACGCCTCGATCGTCCGCGGGTCCGGCGTGTCCGTCCCCGAGCTCGGCGGCAGCAGCGTCTCCGCGGCCCAGACGATGCTCAAGGGCCTGTCGCTCGTCTACAAGGACGGCGGCACGCAGGCGTCGGCACTGCCCGCCGGCCAGGTGGTGGGCACCAGCCCCGCCGCGGGGACGGTCCTCAGCAAGGGCGAGTCGGTGCAGGTCTTCACCAGCGACGGCTCCGGGGCGGCTGCCGTCCCCGACGTGACCGGTCAGACGATCGCCAACGCGAAGACGGCCATCGCCGCAGCCGGCTTCTCGGCCGACAAGGTCTCCGTGGCCGGGTTCGCCGCGGGCGACGGCAAGAACCAGTGCCGCGTCGCATCGACCGATCCTGCGGCCGCGTCCACCGTCGCGAAGGACTCGGCCGTGGGCCTGACCCTGTACGGCAACGCCGAGGGCGCCGACCCGGGCAACTGCAAGTGA
- a CDS encoding RidA family protein, producing MGRVDDRLAELGLALPTVAAPAGVYVPAVRTGTAVYTAGQLPFVDGALPATGKVGDGPGLVAPAEARDLAATCVLNALAAAASVLGSLDEVVRVVKVTGFVASDPAFSGQPGVLNGASELLGEIFGDLGVHARSAVGVAVLPLDSPVEVELLLEVAPTS from the coding sequence GTGGGCCGCGTCGACGACCGGCTGGCCGAGCTGGGCCTCGCCCTGCCGACCGTCGCGGCACCCGCCGGCGTCTACGTGCCGGCCGTGCGGACCGGGACGGCCGTCTACACGGCGGGCCAGCTCCCGTTCGTCGACGGTGCCCTGCCGGCGACCGGCAAGGTCGGCGACGGCCCGGGGCTGGTCGCCCCGGCCGAGGCACGCGACCTCGCTGCCACCTGCGTCCTCAACGCCCTCGCCGCCGCCGCGTCGGTGCTCGGATCCCTCGACGAGGTGGTCCGGGTCGTGAAGGTCACCGGCTTCGTCGCCTCCGACCCTGCCTTCTCCGGCCAGCCCGGCGTGCTCAACGGCGCGTCCGAGCTGCTCGGCGAGATCTTCGGCGACCTCGGGGTCCACGCCCGGAGCGCCGTCGGCGTCGCCGTCCTGCCCCTCGACTCGCCCGTCGAGGTCGAGCTCCTGCTCGAGGTGGCCCCCACCTCCTGA
- the acs gene encoding acetate--CoA ligase, translated as MVDRQDIPTSPATNEEAVQSSSTAAFPPPSEFAARAVAGPDLVEAAAADRLLFWGDQARQRLSWAVEPTETLDWSGAPVARWFADGRLNVAYNCLDRHVEAGHGDRVALHWEGEPGDSRSLTYAELTSDVSRAANLLASLGVVAGDRVVIYLPQVPEAVVAMLAVARLGAVHSVVFGGFSAESLRARIDDAQAVLVITADGGWRKGAVAPLKPAVDAALAVGGESSVRDVLVVRRGGNEVEWTEGRDRWWHEALEGVPDQHEPESFEAEHPLFILYTSGTTGKPKGILHTSGGYLTQVATTHATVFDLRPESDVWWCTADVGWITGHSYVVYGPLANGATQVLYEGTPDSPAPGRWWDIVEKYGVSLFYTAPTAIRGFMKAGREIPQARDLSSLRLLGSVGEPINPEAWLWYREVIGADRTPIVDTWWQTETGAIMISPLPGLTSTKPGAAQTPLPGISVDVVDDHGTPVADGESGLLVVTEPWPSMLRGIWGDPDRYAETYWSRFGDRYFAGDGARRDEDGDIWLLGRVDDVMNVSGHRLSTAEIESALVSHPIVAESAVVGAADETTGQAVVAFVVLRNKKRKSVTPEEAAVALKAHVAQQIGAIARPRSIVLVDELPKTRSGKIMRRLLRDVAEGREIGDTTTLADSAVMTVISAEMR; from the coding sequence ATGGTCGACCGCCAGGACATCCCCACCAGCCCCGCCACGAACGAGGAGGCCGTGCAGTCGTCGTCCACGGCTGCGTTCCCGCCGCCGTCCGAGTTCGCCGCGCGAGCCGTGGCCGGGCCGGACCTCGTCGAGGCGGCCGCCGCCGACCGCCTCCTCTTCTGGGGCGACCAGGCACGTCAGCGGCTCTCGTGGGCCGTCGAGCCCACCGAGACCCTCGACTGGTCCGGTGCGCCAGTGGCCCGCTGGTTCGCCGACGGCCGCCTCAACGTCGCCTACAACTGCCTCGACCGGCACGTCGAGGCAGGACACGGGGACCGCGTCGCGCTGCACTGGGAGGGCGAGCCCGGAGACAGCCGGTCGCTCACCTACGCCGAGCTCACCTCCGACGTGAGCCGGGCCGCGAACCTGCTCGCGTCGCTGGGCGTCGTGGCCGGCGACCGCGTCGTCATCTACCTGCCCCAGGTCCCGGAGGCGGTGGTCGCCATGCTCGCCGTGGCCCGGCTGGGCGCCGTCCACAGCGTGGTCTTCGGCGGCTTCAGCGCCGAGAGCCTGCGAGCGCGCATCGACGACGCTCAGGCCGTGCTGGTCATCACCGCGGACGGCGGCTGGCGGAAGGGCGCCGTGGCCCCCCTCAAGCCCGCCGTCGACGCCGCGCTCGCGGTCGGGGGCGAGTCGAGCGTCCGAGACGTCCTCGTCGTCCGTCGGGGCGGCAACGAGGTCGAGTGGACCGAGGGTCGTGACCGGTGGTGGCACGAGGCGCTCGAGGGGGTCCCTGACCAGCACGAGCCCGAGTCGTTCGAGGCCGAGCACCCCCTCTTCATCCTCTACACGAGCGGCACCACCGGCAAGCCCAAGGGCATCCTGCACACCTCCGGCGGCTACCTGACGCAGGTCGCGACCACCCACGCGACGGTCTTCGACCTCCGCCCGGAGAGCGACGTCTGGTGGTGCACCGCCGACGTCGGCTGGATCACCGGCCACAGCTACGTCGTCTACGGACCCCTCGCGAACGGTGCGACGCAGGTGCTCTACGAGGGCACGCCCGACTCGCCTGCCCCCGGCCGCTGGTGGGACATCGTCGAGAAGTACGGGGTCTCGCTCTTCTACACGGCCCCGACGGCCATCCGGGGCTTCATGAAGGCGGGCCGCGAGATACCCCAGGCACGCGACCTGTCGTCCCTGCGCCTGCTGGGCTCGGTCGGCGAGCCGATCAACCCCGAGGCCTGGCTCTGGTACCGGGAGGTCATCGGGGCGGACCGGACACCGATCGTCGACACGTGGTGGCAGACGGAGACGGGGGCGATCATGATCTCGCCGCTGCCGGGGCTCACGTCGACCAAGCCGGGCGCCGCGCAGACGCCGCTGCCGGGCATCAGCGTGGACGTCGTGGACGACCACGGCACGCCGGTCGCCGACGGCGAGAGCGGGCTGCTCGTCGTGACCGAGCCCTGGCCGTCGATGCTCCGCGGCATCTGGGGCGACCCCGACCGCTACGCGGAGACGTACTGGAGCCGCTTCGGCGACCGGTACTTCGCCGGCGACGGCGCCCGTCGCGACGAGGACGGCGACATCTGGCTGCTCGGCCGGGTGGACGACGTCATGAACGTCTCGGGCCACCGGCTCTCGACGGCCGAGATCGAGTCGGCGCTCGTCTCCCACCCGATCGTGGCCGAGTCCGCCGTCGTGGGCGCGGCCGACGAGACCACCGGCCAGGCCGTGGTGGCCTTCGTCGTGCTCCGCAACAAGAAGAGGAAGAGCGTGACGCCCGAGGAGGCGGCGGTCGCCCTCAAGGCGCACGTCGCGCAGCAGATCGGGGCGATCGCTCGTCCCCGGTCGATCGTGCTCGTGGACGAGCTGCCCAAGACGCGCTCCGGCAAGATCATGCGCCGGCTCCTGCGGGACGTCGCGGAGGGGCGCGAGATCGGGGACACGACCACCCTGGCCGACTCGGCCGTCATGACCGTGATCTCGGCGGAGATGCGCTGA
- a CDS encoding TadA family conjugal transfer-associated ATPase, whose product MTGATRDPTRGLTPDHPSVTSVPPHGRFVPTAPPGSVALRGTRTLDGVQAAPVDRSWLGPLAPLLDDPDVTDVFVTGGTGTWVDRGGGARPEPRVHLSEAAVRDLAVRLVARGGRHVDEASPCVDVRLPGGVRVHVVLPPISTTGTALSIRFPRAVPPTLDDLSRAGFFADVDEDAVRSCVDRRANVLVTGAGGTGKTTFLAAMLSAASPGDRIVTVEDVAELRVVHPHVVSLEARQPNLEGVGGVDLARLLREALRMRPDRLVVGECRGAEVRDLLSALNTGHDGGAGTLHANGLADVPARLEALGAVAGLTPTALARQAVSALDAVFHLDRAGGRRRLAVIGSLGTSASGELTAGEGLVGVADGGRRGR is encoded by the coding sequence ATGACCGGAGCGACTCGCGACCCCACCCGGGGCCTCACCCCCGACCACCCGTCCGTCACCTCCGTGCCGCCGCACGGCCGATTCGTGCCGACGGCCCCGCCGGGGTCCGTCGCGCTCCGGGGTACAAGAACGCTCGACGGGGTACAGGCTGCGCCGGTCGACAGGTCGTGGCTGGGGCCTCTCGCCCCCCTCCTGGACGACCCTGACGTGACCGACGTCTTCGTCACCGGCGGCACGGGCACCTGGGTCGACCGAGGAGGAGGCGCTCGTCCTGAGCCGCGGGTCCACCTCTCCGAGGCGGCCGTTCGCGACCTCGCGGTCAGGCTCGTCGCGCGAGGCGGCAGGCACGTGGACGAGGCGAGCCCGTGCGTCGACGTGCGGCTGCCGGGCGGCGTGCGCGTGCACGTGGTGCTGCCGCCGATCTCGACCACGGGGACGGCGCTGTCCATCCGTTTCCCCCGAGCTGTGCCGCCGACGCTCGACGACCTGAGCAGGGCGGGCTTCTTCGCGGACGTCGACGAGGACGCCGTGCGGTCGTGCGTGGACAGGCGGGCCAACGTGCTCGTCACGGGGGCGGGCGGGACGGGCAAGACGACGTTCCTCGCGGCGATGCTCTCGGCGGCGTCGCCGGGCGACCGCATCGTCACCGTCGAGGACGTGGCCGAGCTCCGCGTGGTCCATCCCCACGTGGTCTCGCTCGAGGCCCGCCAGCCGAACCTCGAGGGGGTGGGCGGGGTCGACCTCGCCCGGCTGCTGCGGGAGGCGCTCCGCATGCGCCCCGACCGCCTCGTCGTGGGCGAGTGCCGCGGGGCCGAGGTCCGCGACCTCCTCTCCGCTCTGAACACCGGCCACGACGGCGGGGCCGGCACGCTGCACGCGAACGGACTGGCGGACGTGCCGGCTCGTCTCGAGGCGCTGGGTGCCGTCGCCGGTCTCACGCCGACGGCCCTCGCGCGACAGGCCGTCAGCGCACTCGACGCCGTGTTCCACCTGGACCGGGCCGGCGGACGGCGCCGGCTGGCCGTCATCGGCTCCCTCGGGACGTCGGCGTCGGGCGAGCTCACGGCTGGCGAGGGCCTCGTCGGCGTCGCTGACGGCGGCCGACGGGGCCGATGA
- a CDS encoding type II secretion system F family protein translates to MVDRLAVLLAAGVAPASAWRHVGEAEPEGAVRAVACHVGRCADEGVPVSASLRQALEHRPFGAVPDGGRHAAEWAQVACAWHVAERSGAPLAECLGSFVAALRQADAARREVEVALSGPRSTGRIVLALPPVGLLFSLGLGFDTAAVLFGSPAGWCCLAAGSALVLAARAWNGRLVRSAVPSASVPGLRLELLAVAVSGGGSWQGALDLVDEACHDRLGEDGADDGGGESVLDLSRRAGAPAGALLRAAAAERRLDATTAARSAAARLGSTLMLPLGVCVLPAFLVVGVVPLVIALVSSTADVL, encoded by the coding sequence GTGGTCGATCGTCTCGCCGTCCTCCTCGCCGCCGGGGTCGCACCGGCCTCCGCCTGGCGGCACGTGGGCGAGGCCGAGCCCGAGGGCGCCGTCCGTGCGGTGGCGTGCCACGTGGGGCGCTGTGCGGACGAGGGCGTGCCCGTGTCGGCGTCGTTGCGGCAGGCGCTCGAGCACCGTCCGTTCGGCGCTGTTCCCGACGGCGGCCGGCACGCGGCCGAGTGGGCCCAGGTCGCGTGCGCCTGGCACGTCGCAGAGCGGAGCGGAGCGCCCCTCGCCGAGTGCCTCGGCAGCTTCGTCGCCGCCCTTCGCCAGGCCGACGCCGCTCGCCGAGAGGTGGAGGTGGCACTGAGTGGCCCGCGCTCCACGGGGCGCATCGTCCTCGCGCTCCCGCCGGTCGGGCTCCTCTTCTCCCTGGGGCTCGGCTTCGACACCGCCGCGGTGCTCTTCGGCAGCCCGGCGGGGTGGTGCTGCCTGGCGGCGGGGAGCGCGCTCGTGCTCGCCGCGCGCGCCTGGAACGGCCGGCTGGTCCGCTCCGCGGTCCCGAGCGCCTCCGTGCCGGGGCTCCGTCTCGAGCTGCTCGCCGTGGCGGTGTCCGGCGGAGGGTCCTGGCAGGGCGCTCTCGACCTCGTCGACGAGGCCTGTCACGACCGCCTCGGGGAGGACGGGGCGGACGACGGCGGGGGAGAGTCCGTCCTGGACCTCTCCCGGAGGGCAGGGGCCCCGGCAGGAGCCCTGCTGCGCGCCGCGGCCGCCGAGCGCCGTCTCGACGCCACGACGGCGGCGCGGTCCGCGGCGGCTCGGCTGGGATCGACGCTGATGCTGCCGCTGGGCGTCTGCGTGCTGCCCGCCTTCCTCGTGGTCGGCGTCGTCCCCCTCGTCATCGCGCTCGTCTCCTCCACAGCGGACGTCCTCTGA
- a CDS encoding DUF4244 domain-containing protein: MSTTVTNPSAVTVPRAASTRRWWLAEDGAATAEYAIVIMAAVGFAGLLVVIMRSDEVRGVLSDLVRSALSVG, encoded by the coding sequence ATGAGCACCACCGTCACGAACCCGTCCGCCGTCACCGTCCCTCGTGCCGCCTCGACCAGGAGGTGGTGGCTGGCGGAGGACGGCGCCGCCACGGCCGAGTACGCGATCGTCATCATGGCCGCCGTGGGCTTCGCGGGGCTCCTGGTCGTGATCATGCGGTCGGACGAGGTCCGCGGGGTCCTCAGCGACCTCGTGCGCTCGGCCCTGTCGGTCGGCTGA
- a CDS encoding TadE family type IV pilus minor pilin codes for MRRGATVDAGSVTAEFAVVLPAVLAVVALAVGAVGASAQSVRLADAAAVTARQTARGDAESVPGTLAALAPGAASSSTVEGAVVCLTLARPVSLGPLSGVVTLRARSCAPTAGG; via the coding sequence GTGAGGAGAGGGGCGACCGTCGACGCCGGCAGCGTCACGGCAGAGTTCGCCGTCGTCCTGCCCGCCGTCCTCGCGGTCGTCGCGCTGGCCGTCGGTGCGGTCGGGGCCTCGGCGCAGTCCGTGCGACTCGCCGACGCCGCCGCGGTGACTGCCCGGCAGACGGCGAGGGGAGACGCCGAGTCCGTCCCCGGGACGTTGGCAGCCCTGGCGCCCGGTGCCGCGTCGAGCTCGACCGTCGAGGGCGCGGTCGTCTGCCTCACCCTGGCCAGGCCCGTCTCCCTCGGCCCCCTGTCCGGCGTGGTCACGCTGCGGGCCCGCAGCTGTGCGCCGACCGCCGGCGGGTGA
- a CDS encoding Rv3654c family TadE-like protein, which translates to MAQGEGTSKGEGKSKGEGTSQGEGTSRVERTSKREGTARGRPARPDDAGSASVAAVSVVVATAVLAVAALAGTQALAERSRVAGAADASALAAADAAAGLVTGGGGPCSLAASLASANTVELVSCVVEGLVVTVVVTGAAALLGVPVRAAATAGPPPSAPDRTGPRP; encoded by the coding sequence ATGGCACAGGGAGAAGGAACGAGCAAGGGAGAAGGAAAGAGCAAGGGAGAAGGAACGAGCCAGGGAGAAGGAACGAGCAGGGTAGAAAGAACGAGCAAGAGAGAGGGGACGGCCCGGGGGCGCCCGGCCCGTCCCGACGACGCGGGCAGCGCCTCCGTCGCCGCCGTCTCGGTCGTCGTCGCGACCGCGGTCCTCGCCGTCGCCGCCCTCGCGGGGACGCAGGCGCTCGCCGAGCGGAGCAGGGTGGCGGGCGCGGCGGACGCGTCCGCCCTCGCCGCCGCCGACGCCGCCGCCGGTCTCGTGACGGGCGGCGGCGGGCCCTGTTCGCTGGCGGCGTCGTTGGCCTCGGCGAACACCGTCGAGCTCGTCTCCTGCGTGGTCGAGGGACTCGTCGTGACGGTCGTCGTGACGGGGGCCGCTGCCCTCCTCGGGGTCCCCGTCCGGGCTGCCGCCACGGCGGGCCCGCCCCCGTCCGCGCCCGACCGGACGGGCCCCCGGCCGTGA